A genome region from Microplitis demolitor isolate Queensland-Clemson2020A chromosome 1, iyMicDemo2.1a, whole genome shotgun sequence includes the following:
- the LOC106693630 gene encoding uncharacterized protein LOC106693630: MKDMLLNGPDSCGKDKNEVTNSVTEDSKKNLNDNKQQVNDITQNKQDEERKEEFQLDGVATVLNNLEKKNDNEEINSEYEIELDKINDSELIGDSEDDADGVETLSQNSNVRNRKMTDPETSTHLELNNNSKVQPSTSSTPHQPRVLDDVNVDINVKNGLINQLLETKKKQESELKS; encoded by the exons ATGAAGGATATG CTTCTAAATGGACCAGATTCGTGTGGcaaagataaaaatgaagTCACAAACTCTGTGACCGAAgattcaaagaaaaatttaaatgacaataaaCAACAAGTGAATGATATAACTCAGAATAAACAAGACGAAGAAAGAAAAGAAGAGTTTCAACTCGATGGAGTAGCAACTGTATTAAATAACCTGGAAAAGAAGAATgataatgaagaaataaacAGCGAATACGAAATAGAGTTAGACAAAATAAACGATTCTGAATTGATTGGCGATTCCGAAGACGATGCTGATGGGGTAGAAACATTGTCGCAAAATTCGAATGTacgaaatagaaaaatgaCAGATCCTGAAACATCAACTCATTTAGagcttaataataatagcaag GTTCAACCGTCTACGTCATCGACTCCTCATCAACCACGAGTTCTAGATGAtgtg aACGTAGATATTAATGTTAAGAACGGACTTATAAACCAATTATTAGAGACAAAGAAGAAGCAGGAGTCTGAgctaaaaagttga